In the Chelonoidis abingdonii isolate Lonesome George unplaced genomic scaffold, CheloAbing_2.0 scaffold0434, whole genome shotgun sequence genome, TCACAGTCCAACATCTTCATCACAAAACCATCCACCCCCATTTTTTCTCTTCCAAGGCACTTAGACTTAGCCTCTGATTCATCACCCTTACATTTTGTCTGGGATTTTAAAATGAGCCAAAGGGAGTTAGATGTTAATTCCCTTAGGCCGCTGAAGGTCCCTGCCTTTCCCTATAATATTCACCAGCTGAGACCATTATTCCATGGAAGCGCCTTGTAGGAATTCCGCTGTCTCTGGCACCTATTGTTGTCCCTCCCAGTTACCTGCCCACTGTTGAATTGCCTTGCTACTTCAGGGAGCTCAGTGTAAAAAGCCTTTCTTTTTTAGTTGTCTTCTCAGGGCCGCTTTCActtccttgttcctcaggctgtagatcaaAGGGTTCAGCATGGGGATGACAATGGTGTAGAACACAGAGACAACTTTACTTTGACCTGGGGAGGTTATGGCCCCAGGCTGAGCATACATAAAGAAGACTGTCCCAAAGAACAAGCTCACAGCCACCAGGTGGGAagtgcaggtggagaaggcccTGTGCCTTCCCTCAGCAGAGGGTATCTGCGTGACAGTGGTGATAATGTAACCGTAGGAGATAAGGACGACCAGGCCAGTGCTCACTATGATGAACCCGCACACAGCCAGCATCACCATTTCATTGGCAAAGGTGTCAGAGCACGAGGCTTGCATCACTGCAGGGACATCACAGAAGAAGTGGTCCATTTTCCCTGGCCTGCAGAAGGACAAGGTGAATGTAAAGCCTGTTTGGATGCTGGAGTTGAGGCATCCTGAGAGATAGGAGCCTGCCACCAGGAAAGCACAAGTTCTCTTGGACATTGTGATTGGATAGCGCAGTGGGTTGCAAATGGCAACAAAGCGGTCGTAAGCCATCACGGCTAGGAAGAATGCCTCGGTGGtcccaaagagagagaagaagaacaTTTGGGCAGCACAGCCATTGTAGGAGATGGCTCTGTGCCCCATTAAGAAGCACAGCAGGGCATTGGGGGCAGTGACGGAGGAGTAGCAGAGGTCCAGGAAGGACAGGTTcttcaggaagaagtacatgggggtgtggagcCTGGAGTCAGCGCTGATGATGGTGATCATGCCAACATTCCCCACCAGAGTGACAGTGTACAGAACCAAAAAGAGGACAGAGAGGAAGACTTGCAGTTCAGGATGGCCTCCAAATCCCATCAGGATGAACTCAGCCACCGTTGTGTGGTTTTCCATGGCTCTTTTTGTATATGGAGGAAAGAAGAGACAATTTGGGAAGAATGTTGTTTCCTTAATGAGCTCCAATCACCATGTTGGTATACACTAGCTGTCAGCAGACACATGCAGTGGAACAATCCATTGCAACTCTTGGCATGGGTCAGAGAAGACAATACATAAGTATCACTCTTTCTTGCAACAGGTATTGTGCTTCTTCATCATAAGCAAACATCCACATGTGAAATTTATCATGTTGGAAGTAGACTGGTCCTGAAAgttaaaaaaaggttgaaaatgagTGAGAGAACTTTTACAAGCCAGaaaaactgtaataaaaatgtagacctaaatacatatatttcataGAAAATCTAGAAAAAAGAAAGGAGTGAGGGGAAGTAGAGAAAGAGCTTAGAAAGGGAAAACAGGGAAAATGtgtgagatagatagatagatagatgtgaaACCTTAAGTATGGACATTTTGGGGGAAAGTTAAATGGGAATCCGTTAGATAAGAACCAACCCAACATTTTTACAAGAGCCAATCTCATGACAGTTTCTTCATTCATAGAGGCAGAAAACTCAGGCTTTCACCTCACAAAAGTTCAGCCCAATCCAATCCAAGCCAATTTGTCTTCTAGCTAGAAAACCATTTGCCTGATTCATGTCCAAAGATCACTTCTTTACTCCTCAtttgaaagaggagaaaaggggtccaaattttactttttctgagactggtgtaaatcaggaacagATGTGAAGCCACATTGCTTAATGCTGTACTAGAAAGTGCTTGGATACAAGCATGGGGAGTGCAGTTTAAAAACCTGTTTAGAAAAGAATGGAATATGAAAATATGTGTTAAGCTCAatcattttctcctttcccccatcctgatgtaaatcaggagtacctCCATTGGCATCGGCAggactgattctgctctcactcactCCAATGTTATTCTAGTGTATCCCCAGAATGGTCAATGTTGAGCTTTGTTGTAAAGTTGGCTTAAGAGACAACAGAATCAGATATCATGTATCTTTGTGTTTAATTGTCTGACCGCACCACAgagccagtttctctctctcccccacctacCCACTGTAAACtagtaattattttaaattaactctCTGCTTTTTCTAACTTAGTTGTCTTCCCACTCAAGAAGGACTAATATTTTGTCTCTGAAAACAAAATCAGGGTAGCTACTGGAAACATGACATGGTCAGTTGATACTAAAATTACTTTCTTTTCAGGTATATACAGCACCACAGTGATTCACAGATAATCCAttgcatttatttcattaaaaaaagtggATCTTAAGAAAtatgataaagaaaaaaataaacaaaaaacaaaacaaaatgctgagCTTTGAAACATTCAGAAGTCATATGACAGGAAAGCAATGACAAAAGTACTTCCTTGATTTCACTGATTtcttaaagaagagaaaaaaatatgagTTTTCCATCTGCATACTTTTGTGATTATATTTCTGAATGTAGCTCAGCATTATATATTGTGCTCTATGGTACCATAGGAAGCAGCAGCACCTTTCTTAGCTGACTCAGAATGAGTAACTCTGAGGGTTTCATAAACTCACCCTTTATCTGCTTTTTAAAGTGACCTTCCTTTTCCCATAGGACACATTCTTTAAGCAGTCAATTAACCTTGTTTTCCACATGTGTATAAGGATGTGATCTTTTTAAGAACTAAGAAACTAAGAATTGCTggtgctgtagaaaaagtagatcCCACTGGAGAATTTGCTCACTGACTGCtaaatttcagaatgttttgtaAACAACTATTTGAGCGGCAAGATGGGTCAATGGTTAGGTCTCTTGACTTGGACTTTAGACACCTACATTTGGGTCCCTACTTTGTCATAGACTTCCCGTGTCACttaggccagattttaaaagggattAAGATGCCTACCAATGCAGAGAGATGCCTAATGCACATTAAAATCAGTTTGAAGTCACCAGGAGTTAGGTATgtaagtgcttctgaaaatctctttAGGTTCTTGTCAGCATCTTTAGACATCTAAATTCCTTTACAATTCTGACCCTAAGTaacacaggaagcctgtagcagaaGGGGGCCTTGAACCAGCCCCAGCACACACACTAACccctggatcatccttcctttctttaGCTGTAGCTCACATACACGATCCAACAGGTTTCTTGACCACCCTCAGTCTTATCTCTAATGTTTGGCTTCTCCCAAGGAGAAGTGCTGGCTTGAATAGTTTTGGTGGATGAAAAATCCCATAACTTTGTTGATTGACTAGGGCTACAACCCACGCCCATTGttaaagcttccattgactgcaaCAGGAATAGGGCAAGGCCTATTGCTatggagcctggggctggagacATCCCACTGGGCAATACTGTGTTGAGTGTAGTCTCCATCACCCTGGGAAATTtttacaaaaatgattttttggtgAAATatcaaaaaagcaaaatattcaaaatggGTCCGTGAAGCATCATGAACATCATGATAGGTTCAATGCCTTATGCacccctccttctcttgggaCCGCAATCTTCTGCTGGACTACACCTCCAATGATGCACCAGTTTTTCTCCTTGTTATATGGAGAGGGTGTGCACCATGGGAGGTGTATTCTGGCCATAGACCCCAGCCCATAGTAGAAAATGTCAACATAGGCCACCCAAACTTCATATACTAAGAGGTACAATGGTGTCATtgtgaatagaaatatttttgggtttggctgaaaaaaaacaacaactcttcATGAAGGGGGCAGGGGATTAAGCTTTATTAACTAGCAGAATTGTTTGAGAAAATTTTGTTtggttgaaaacccaattttccatttgcaaacaatttaaatggaaaattcttGACCAGATATTTTTCTCTAGTCAAAGTCTGGTGCATGAACTCAGATACAATGTAATAACTCCCCCACCCTTCACCATCATCTGTAAAGTTGGAACTTTGGATCATCAGACCTAAATCACAGCCGTTTGACATTTGAGGAGGAAATCTATCTGATGGCAGAGTAGTGGCCTGTTATCTTCTCTGTGGGCCAGTTCCTACAGGGGGATCCAGCAAACATTTTGCAAGTATTTTATGGGAAGTGTTTAAGCACTGATTTTGATTGATTGTTGCATATTGATACTGTTATAGGTCATTGTCATAAACtaatagtaggagttaatagaccagaagtactttataactcttttgcctgtaaagggttaacaatttcagtaagcctggctgttacctgaccagaggaccaatcagaggacaggatactttcaaatcttgagggagggaaattTTTGCATGTggtgttagtttttggttgttgttcactctgggttctgagagtgaccagacgtgcaaccaggtttctctccaatctccctgatccAGGTTCTTATGTGCTCAGagtagtaagtactaggtagttaaagcgagttaggcttatgtttgttttctttatttgcaaatgtgtatttggctggaaggagtgcatatttgtattttgctgaaaggattttaatttgtacttgtatacttaggctgggagggtattcccagtgtctatagctgaaagaccctgtacctattccattttacattttacaaagataatttttactgtttttctctctttcattaaaagtttcttgtttaagaacctgattgtttttttattctggtgtgagaccccaggagaTGGGgcctggattcaccagggaattggcagggagaaaggagggaagggggagagaaaggctaatttctctctgtgttaggattactgtctctcttagggagagtctgggagggggagaggaaaagacGGTGGAAGGTGCATTTACTTCTTTGTTTAaggttcaaggagtttgaatcacagtgatcttccagNNNNNNNNNNNNNNNNNNNNNNNNNNNNNNNNNNNNNNNNNNNNNNNNNNNNNNNNNNNNNNNNNNNNNNNNNNNNNNNNNNNNNNNNNNNNNNNNNNNNNNNNNNNNNNNNNNNNNNNNNNNNNNNNNNNNNNNNNNNNNNNNNNNNNNNNNNNNNNNNNNNNNNNNNNNNNNNNNNNNNNNNNNNNNNNNNNNNNNNNNNNNNNNNNNNNNNNNNNNNNNNNNNNNNNNNNNNNNNNNNNNNNNNNNNNNNNNNNNNNNNNNNNNNNNNNNNNNNNNNNNNNNNNNNNNNNNNNNNNNNNNNNNNNNNNNNNNNNNNNNNNNNNNNNNNNNNNNNNNNNNNNNNNNNNNNNNNNNNNNNNNNNNNNNNNNNNNNNNNNNNNNNNNNNNNNNNNNNNNNNNNNNNNNNNNNNNNNNNNNNNNNNNNNNNNNNNNNNNNNNNNNNNNNNNNNNNNNNNNNNNNNNNNNNNNNNNNNNNNNNNNNNNNNNNNNNNNNNNNNNNNNNNNNNNNNNNNNNNNNNNNNNNNNNNNNNNNNNNNNNNNNNNNNNNNNNNNNNNNNNNNNNNNNNNNNNNNNNNNNNNNNNNNNNNNNNNNNNNNNNNNNNNNNNNNNNNNNNNNNNNNNNNNNNNNNNNNNNNNNNNNNNNNNNNNNNNNNNNNNNNNNNNNNNNNNNNNNNNNNNNNNNNNNNNNNNNNNNNNNNNNNNNNNNNNNNNNNNNNNNNNNNNNNNNNNNNNNNNNNNNNNNNNNNNNNNNNNNNNNNNNNNNNNNNNNNNNNNNNNNNNNNNNNNNNNNNNNNNNNNNNNNNNNNNNNNNNNNNNNNNNNNNNNNNNNNNNNNNNNNNNNNNNNNNNNNNNNNNNNNNNNNNNNNNNNNNNNNNNNNNNNNNNNNNNNNNNNNNNNNNNNNNNNNNNNNNNNNNNNNNNNNNNNNNNNNNNNNNNNNNNNNNNNNNNNNNNNNNNNNNNNNNNNNNNNNNNNNNNNNNNNNNNNNNNNNNNNNNNNNNNNNNNNNNNNNNNNNNNNNNNNNNNNNNNNNNNNNNNNNNNNNNNNNNNNNNNNNNNNNNNNNNNNNNNNNNNNNNNNNNNNNNNNNNNNNNNNNNNNNNNNNNNNNNNNNNNNNNNNNNNNNNNNNNNNNNNNNNNNNNNNNNNNNNNNNNNNNNNNNNNNNNNNNNNNNNNNNNNNNNNNNNNNNNNNNNNNNNNNNNNNNNNNNNNNNNNNNNNNNNNNNNNNNNNNNNNNNNNNNNNNNNNNNNNNNNNNNNNNNNNNNNNNNNNNNNNNNNNNNNNNNNNNNNNNNNNNNNNNNNNNNNNNNNNNNNNNNNNNNNNNNNNNNNNNNNNNNNNNNNNNNNNNNNNNNNNNNNNNNNNNNNNNNNNNNNNNNNNNNNNNNNNNNNNNNNNNNNNNNNNNNNNNNNNNNNNNNNNNNNNNNNNNNNNNNNNNNNNNNNNNNNNNNNNNNNNNNNNNNNNNNNNNNNNNNNNNNNNNNNNNNNNNNNNNNNNNNNNNNNNNNNNNNNNNNNNNNNNNNNNNNNNNNNNNNNNNNNNNNNNNNNNNNNNNNNNNNNNNNNNNNNNNNNNNNNNNNNNNNNNNNNNNNNNNNNNNNNNNNNNNNNNNNNNNNNNNNNNNNNNNNNNNNNNNNNNNNNNNNNNNNNNNNNNNNNNNNNNNNNNNNNNNNNNNNNNNNNNNNNNNNNNNNNNNNNNNNNNNNNNNNNNNNNNNNNNNNNNNNNNNNNNNNNNNNNNNNNNNNNNNNNNNNNNNNNNNNNNNNNNNNNNNNNNNNNNNNNNNNNNNNNNNNNNNNNNNNNNNNNNNNNNNNNNNNNNNNNNNNNNNNNNNNNNNNNNNNNNNNNNNNNNNNNNNNNNNNNNNNNNNNNNNNNNNNNNNNNNNNNNNNNNNNNNNNNNNNNNNNNNNNNNNNNNNNNNNNNNNNNNNNNNNNNNNNNNNNNNNNNNNNNNNNNNNNNNNNNNNNNNNNNNNNNNNNNNNNNNNNNNNNNNNNNNNNNNNNNNNNNNNNNNNNNNNNNNNNNNNNNNNNNNNNNNNNNNNNNNNNNNNNNNNNNNNNNNNNNNNNNNNNNNNNNNNNNNNNNNNNNNNNNNNNNNNNNNNNNNNNNNNNNNNNNNNNNNNNNNNNNNNNNNNNNNNNNNNNNNNNNNNNNNNNNNNNNNNNNNNNNNNNNNNNNNNNNNNNNNNNNNNNNNNNNNNNNNNNNNNNNNNNNNNNNNNNNNNNNNNNNNNNNNNNNNNNNNNNNNNNNNNNNNNNNNNNNNNNNNNNNNNNNNNNNNNNNNNNNNNNNNNNNNNNNNNNNNNNNNNNNNNNNNNNNNNNNNNNNNNNNNNNNNNNNNNNNNNNNNNNNNNNNNNNNNNNNNNNNNNNNNNNNNNNNNNNNNNNNNNNNNNNNNNNNNNNNNNNNNNNNNNNNNNNNNNNNNNNNNNNNNNNNNNNNNNNNNNNNNNNNNNNNNNNNNNNNNNNNNNNNNNNNNNNNNNNNNNNNNNNNNNNNNNNNNNNNNNNNNNNNNNNNNNNNNNNNNNNNNNNNNNNNNNNNNNNNNNNNNNNNNNNNNNNNNNNNNNNNNNNNNNNNNNNNNNNNNNNNNNNNNNNNNNNNNNNNNNNNNNNNNNNNNNNNNNNNNNNNNNNNNNNNNNNNNNNNNNNNNNNNNNNNNNNNNNNNNNNNNNNNNNNNNNNNNNNNNNNNNNNNNNNNNNNNNNNNNNNNNNNNNNNNNNNNNNNNNNNNNNTGGGCGATGAAGCTCAGCTTGATTGCGGCGGTGATCAAGCCACAAACCCAGCAGCTTGCAGCCAGCTGGGTGCACAATCTATCGCTCATGATGGATGGTGTGATggggggtgccggggctcaaccctccctgtggaggagggaagccacaccggcctcgttctgttctctctgggtcctgtcctTAGGATCCGCGGTCCACCGTCCGGGGGatgttcggtccctgtggagcggactgaggcacagcaaagtcagtaggggcccAGCCTTTCATGCAGGCAGGtaccaaacaaacagttcaataagctctggcccgttggggcagggcagagcagtaacagagtcaatagggcccagcccttggctcgGGCGGGGCACCGAACACAGTGCaatgagctctggcccttttggggcagggcagggcagtaacagagtcaataggggcccagcccttggctcgGGCGGGACACTAAACACAGTGCaatgagctctggcccttttggggcagggcagagcagtgacagagtcactaggggcccagcccttggctcgGGTGGGGCACTAAACACAGTTCAataggctctggcccttttggtgcagggcagagcagtagcagagtcaatggggcgGTGAAAGGGGGTTTCTGCCACCCGGTTGTGGGTgacagggggaacgcaggcctactcactcctctgcgttccagcccggggccctagtagcggctgtcgccgctaggtggtcagtggggatccgggccgaaacacactgacagggtgattcAACAGGGATCCCGCCCGATACACacagccataggctcggggccttctgcgacctaactatagtcagccgccccagggctacttccaatccccccttcacttcctacctggtccgcagggtcgtccaccctcatgggctcctcccagtccgggctaggtggtAGATTCGGGAGCACctccgggcagctgggccaggtctggtccgagtGTTCCTCCAGGCCATAGTAAGGGCTGGGCAGCTCTGGTAGTTCCGCATCGTAGTGATGGCGGGTTAGTTCTGGTGGCTCCGCATCATAGCTgctgcggggtagctccggcagctcagTGTCGTAGTTGTGGCGGGTTGGCTCTGGCAAGTcctgatacctgtctctgagctcagcagcctcccagcgaccagGGTCAACCGGCACGTCTGCTTtggccggcagctgagctccaactgaaggccggcgcccagCTTTTATGCttctgggtcgccgcctgaccctttgaggggtggggcttCCTCCCGGAAGTTCCGCCCCGGGGGaagattgacggggctcaaccctccctgtggaggaggggagccacaccgtcTCGCTACAGATAGGTACCGCAAAGGGTTGCATATGGCTAAGTAACAGTCATAGGCCATGGCAGCCAAAAGGATGTGCTCAGTGCACACAAAGGTCACGAAGAAATACAGCTGTGCCATGCATCCTTGGAAGGAAATGCCCTTATCCTGGGTCACGAAATCTGCCAGCATCTTGGGCACAATGACTGTCACGTACCAGATCTCCAGGAATGACAGGTTGcccaggaagaaatacatgggctTGTGCAGCTGGTGGTTGGCCCGGATGAcaaggatgatgatgatgttttccATCAGCGTTAGGAAATAGGCCAGGAGGAAGACGGAgaagaggagcagctgcagctcagcagAAGTGGGGAATCCTAGCAGGATGAAGTGGCTGACATTGGTTTGGTTTCCTTTCATATTCCTTAATAGGCAGTACGATTGCCTACCTCCACCTGTGTAGAATTAATCATGATTAGCGCAGAGTCGAATGATTCTAGATCCTGACTGTTCATATATTGCTTTAATAGTATCTAACTAGCAACCCAAACGCCAAGAGCAGGCCCTGGGGGGTGTCCGTTAGCTATATGGTATAAGAACGAGTCCTGCAACCAAAACCTTTAGAATCTTGAATAGAACAAAAGGACGCATGGTAAGATTCTTTCATGtccagagaccatctttttgtttctgtgttgTATACCACCTATAACGCGTGAATTGCAATGGAAGTGAGGCACCATGGTGGCTTTGAAAACACCGCTAAGAGCATCTACTCTTCTAGGTACTTCAAAGTCTTTCAAAAACTCTCCTAAGGACCGTGAAGTTTTCAttgaagtcaagcactcagactAAATCACAAATGACAATTAAAGCATCCTAAAGGCATATTTAGGTCCTAAATCGTTggtttgggtgcctaaatccagtTAGGCTCCACTCATTCACAAAACCCAAAATGATCTCTGCAGGCTAATGCACTCAGGCAACCTAGTTTTTGGCAGTACAAGTTCCCTGGTGCCTAAGGTATCATATCTTGCAGTGCACAAATGCTAACACTCATTCTAGGTCGTTCCATGCACCCATCGCCCACCAAAGCCCTAAAGCGATTCACAAACCTGGAAAGACAGGTGTTAGCTGCGCTACCCTGAGGTGGCCCCTAACGATAAGCGTATGTGCGCATAGGCTCCATCAAATTGGGCCGCTCAGGCAAAGTCAACACAAGAATGATATGGTCAAAGAAGAGAAATCAAGCCTGACTTTCGAGCTCAGTGGCAAGTACCACCTGGACATCCCACCCATTCATTCCTCCGGTCCACCGGTGGTGCGGGGAAGGGATTGAACAAGGATCTGCAAGCTCATAGTGAGTGCTATCACCACTCGGATGACCGGCGTAAATTGTGTGACTGCCTCAGTCAAACCGCTGCACTAACCTAGATCCTGCGTGGATCAAAATTGTCTATCATGATGCGACATCTGCAGATATAAACTGTATCTCTCAGAGCTGGCATGGGGCTCTATCCACAAACCGCACAGGCAAACAGAAGCCTGATGACCGACCTGACATCCAGAAGCCAGTGCCCAAGGTGCCCACAGTGTGGTCAACTCTTGTGGTAAGACGTACCTTAAGCATCAGCCCCCGACAGCAGCCTGTGCCCTCGCACTAGCGCAAACCACGACAGCTCCGGTGAGCCATACCAGAGGAGGCTGCTGGGCATGGGTGTGGGCTAACCTGGAGTGCGTGGCCACCAGGCTGATGCTTCACTGGCGCAGTCCCAGTAGAGCCCGAGCTTGCAGATACCGATTATAGCACAGAATCCACACCACGGGTGACAGTTGTATTCTGCACAGGATCTATCAACGAGAACTGAGGGAGCTTATATCAGACTTCAAAACTGGGAGTAGGAATTGCCGTGAGATGCAGCAGCTTTGCTTCAAATCCCTGGACCTAACCAACTGGCTAAACGTTTTGAAGAAGGTGAttctccctcatccctggcttcTGCAAAAAAGCCTTAGGCAGCCTAACCCAGACAGAGGATGCAAGTGAGAATGCTACCAGCAGAAACAGTGCTCCCTGTGGCCTAGATAGTCACCTAGCTCAGAGAGAGGGGTGGATACATACACCACTATGCTCACCAATCTCCCATTGGGCTTAGCTAGGCTCTTTCTGGCCTAGTGGCGGTGGCGTTGGGAACATAACCTATGACACTGATCTCTACCCTTTCGATTGCATAGGGACCTGGGGTGCGACCACAGGCTTTGTGACTTGCAGTGTGTGATTCCTAGACACTTAAGCAACTGAGGTGTCATTGTCACAATGGTCTAAGCACCTTGTCATAACTCCCATGCCCTTTGCGTCTAGGATGGAGGTCATAAATCACGCTAGGTGTTTTGAAGACAGAATTCAAAGTACTTAAGTCTAAAGACTCCTTAAAAACCCGAGCAATCcacaaatggaaata is a window encoding:
- the LOC116826782 gene encoding olfactory receptor OR9H1-like, with product MENHTTVAEFILMGFGGHPELQVFLSVLFLVLYTVTLVGNVGMITIISADSRLHTPMYFFLKNLSFLDLCYSSVTAPNALLCFLMGHRAISYNGCAAQMFFFSLFGTTEAFFLAVMAYDRFVAICNPLRYPITMSKRTCAFLVAGSYLSGCLNSSIQTGFTFTLSFCRPGKMDHFFCDVPAVMQASCSDTFANEMVMLAVCGFIIVSTGLVVLISYGYIITTVTQIPSAEGRHRAFSTCTSHLVAVSLFFGTVFFMYAQPGAITSPGQSKVVSVFYTIVIPMLNPLIYSLRNKEVKAALRRQLKKKGFLH